From the genome of Fusarium fujikuroi IMI 58289 draft genome, chromosome FFUJ_chr06:
aaggcgaagaagatCGCCTCAAAGTATAAGCatcaagatgaggaagatcgAGCTGCCGCAGAAGCTTTGATCGGAGCAACAGTTGGACAAAAGAAGGCTGAAGCCGAGGCAAAAGCTAAGGCGGACCGTGAGCTCGAGCTCGCTGCTGCGAAAGAGCGACGCCGCGCGCAGCACCAACGAGAGCAGAAAGAGACAGCCGAACACGAGGAGATTCGACGTGTTATGATGGAGGAAGGTGTTGATATTCTTGATGAGGACGAAGCCGGCCAGATGACTGTGCTTGACTCCATTGTTGGCACGCCTCTTCCGGGAGATGAGATCCTAGAGATCATCCCTGTTTGTGCTCCTTGGAACGCTCTCGGACGCTACAAGTACAAAGCGAAGTTGCAGCCCGGCGCGaccaagaagggcaaggcagTTAAAGAGGTTCTCGATCGTTGGAAGGCAGCTTCTACCAAGAAGGGTGTTATTGACGAAACCGCTCGTGATACTGAAAGGATGTGGCCGCGTGAAGTTGAGCTTATCAAGGCGCTCAAGCCTGAAGAGACATTCAACGTCGTACCGGTCGGTAAAGTGAGGGTCATGATGGCTGGTGGTACTGGCGGAAATGCTGCTGGAGGCGGAGGTGGTAACAAGAAGGGTGCAGGCGGAAAAGGGAAGggcggaagaggaggcaagGGTTCGAAGAGATCATAAGCAGCGAACAAACGTTCATATTAGCATCAAGTTGAAGAAAAtgagttgaggttgaagtaCATATAGAGTGCTATTTCTAGAAAACCCAGTAACGTCTTGCCATGATATCCAAGTGCTGCAAAAGATGGGCAGCTCTTCCATGTCACACACAATTCCTCATATTATTCATGAAATCATAAATCATAACTTGCTCATCTCACGCTATAGCTGACCTTGTCAAATTTTCTGACGTCGTCAGGCATACGTGCAATACACAATTCACCACAGAATTCGCCCCATTCACCGCTCGTCGCATCGCGAACGGCGTCTCTCATGGCCCTGCCATAGCGCTCCCGGAAGGCTTGCTTCACAGCGCGCATGTGGTGTGGATCCCAGTGGTATCGAACGAGACGTGAGATGAGTAGCTCACGGCGAAGGCCATCTTTACGGGACGCTGAGGTGGCGTgatggatgaggagggcATCACGAACAGGACGATTGATAACACCATTGAGGATATGGGCTAAGAGTTCACCCTGGACAATGTTAGTATCAATTCATCAATTGCAAAGGGGGAATGGCTAGGCCTTACCACAAGATTTCCGCTCTTCTTGAGAGCGTCGCGAGCAAAATTGGAGCGATACTGTCGCTCATATTCCTGCAGAATGGCGCGCAGATGAGAGTCGCTTCGAAgtatgatgatgttgatcatCGCCGTCTCGCCACCCTTTTCAGACCTCACAGATCGACGCAAGTCAGCCACGTCCTGGTCAACAAGAGCATAGTCAATTGGCACAAGCCGACCATAATGATCGTATTCCTCCATGCGCCGCTCTTCCAAAACAAGGAGAACAGCCTTTTTGAACTTGTCTTCTTTAAGTTCTTCCTTCATACACTTGACGAGGCTGTTGTCATATTTCTTATCTGTGAATGCATCCTTGATGTAACGTATTTCACCGTTGGTGCGTCCCATAAGAGACTCAATGAGAAGCTCCCTGCGAGTCTTGTCGCCCTGATACCAGAAATTGGCCCAGTACGCCTCGCTCTCCCACATGCCGAGAGCAACGGAGTAGCAGGCCTTCATCAATAACGGATCTTCGTCTTTGAGACGAGCACGAATATGCTTGGCGATGTTCACGCCTTTGCGCTCAGAACCCGTCTTGACAAGTGCCTTGTAATCCGCGCGAAGCTTCATCACTTGATCGTGCGTCAAGCTTGGTAGGATTTCAATGAGTGGCTCGGTGTCGGGACGGTGGCTCCCCTTGAGGGCCTGTGCAAGTTGAGTGGTGATATCTTCGGAGTCATGGAAGCGGGCACGCCGGCTACGGCGTCTGCCATCGCCCTCATTATCAGAACCCAATGGAGAGAGCGCCTCAAGAGCTTTATTGTCATCGCTTGGGTGCTTTGATGCTAGCAGTAGAGGAGACGGCATGGGCGAACAGTCCTGATAAGTACCATAGTATGACTCGAGCATAGGCGACGGAGGTGCATTGGCTAGAGATGCGCCAGCCAGTCCGCCGGCGGCCAAGCCTCCCACAGTCAGCCcagtgttgatgctgagaccTGACATTCTCTCACTGGGGGGCTGAGGGGACTTGTCTTTTCGGCTTCGGTGCTTGTCCCTAGACCGCGATCTGTGACCGTCCCTTGATCGTGATCTATGCCGGTGGTGTTTGTCTACTCCCAGAGTATCTCGTGGAGGCGACTTATCTCTCCGGCGTGATCGTGATCTGTCGCGCGACTTCTCGCGCTTTCGGCTACTTGAGTCGACAGTCAAGCGGTCTGAGCTAACTCGGGGACCGGAAGACCTATCCCTGCGTCGGTCACGGTGTTTCTCATCGTCGCGGCTTCGAGGCTCAACGTTCATGACGTTGGCACTCGAGCCGTAGGTGTCGTCGTATCGTGCATCTTCCCTTGTCTTGCGTGAACCATACTGGTCAACGGATGGATTTCCGGTTTCTCGATGAGAATATCCGTAGGGTGGTTGTTGCGCATAGTACGAGTCTTCAGCACCTGGGGGAGGGTTATATGTAGTCATAACCTGGCTAGCGGTTGACGGAGCTCCGGTGGCCTTTCCATAAGCCAAGTCCGAAGAGTTTTTAGGTCGCACAGGCACGGGAGGCTTTCCGTAGGCCAAGCCATCGtcatccttgtccttctccttgtcgttGCCTGAAGATCCAGTGAGCTTGCGCATGTACTTCTGTGGCAGGAAGCTAAATttgtcttcgtcttccttaGCACGAGGCTCTGCATTTTGAATGTATGGGTCTCTATCTTTCTCGCGGTGGCGGTCATCTGGGAAGGCTCCTGGAAGGCTGCTGTCGACCCTTTCGTGTGAGGAACGATATGGCGAGTCTCTTGGCGGAG
Proteins encoded in this window:
- a CDS encoding related to annexin XIV encodes the protein MSLKPDDRSRKDRSRSRSRDRRSRSDVAPERPSYSDNREPSYIYPEDDLNDRYSRPGAPQASGALPYPEEGGIYPVIPGNSSQYSYDPRPPTYRTASPPRDSPYRSSHERVDSSLPGAFPDDRHREKDRDPYIQNAEPRAKEDEDKFSFLPQKYMRKLTGSSGNDKEKDKDDDGLAYGKPPVPVRPKNSSDLAYGKATGAPSTASQVMTTYNPPPGAEDSYYAQQPPYGYSHRETGNPSVDQYGSRKTREDARYDDTYGSSANVMNVEPRSRDDEKHRDRRRDRSSGPRVSSDRLTVDSSSRKREKSRDRSRSRRRDKSPPRDTLGVDKHHRHRSRSRDGHRSRSRDKHRSRKDKSPQPPSERMSGLSINTGLTVGGLAAGGLAGASLANAPPSPMLESYYGTYQDCSPMPSPLLLASKHPSDDNKALEALSPLGSDNEGDGRRRSRRARFHDSEDITTQLAQALKGSHRPDTEPLIEILPSLTHDQVMKLRADYKALVKTGSERKGVNIAKHIRARLKDEDPLLMKACYSVALGMWESEAYWANFWYQGDKTRRELLIESLMGRTNGEIRYIKDAFTDKKYDNSLVKCMKEELKEDKFKKAVLLVLEERRMEEYDHYGRLVPIDYALVDQDVADLRRSVRSEKGGETAMINIIILRSDSHLRAILQEYERQYRSNFARDALKKSGNLVGELLAHILNGVINRPVRDALLIHHATSASRKDGLRRELLISRLVRYHWDPHHMRAVKQAFRERYGRAMRDAVRDATSGEWGEFCGELCIARMPDDVRKFDKVSYSVR